The Helianthus annuus cultivar XRQ/B chromosome 15, HanXRQr2.0-SUNRISE, whole genome shotgun sequence genomic sequence tcgataagcaggctgttaagtgcttcaactgtggtgaacggggccactttaaaagggaatgtacaaagccagcacagcacgggaatcaaaatcccttcagaaaccgaggcaaccagcagaatcagaacagaaacactgagcgttcattggtgcctgcaaataaccaaaccaaccgagcacttgcagttcaggtggatgaaggttgtgactggtcaatccagttgggtggtgatgctcctgatggaacagcatgttttgctcaaattgtgaaagagttagttcacaccagtggtagagaatcttctgccagtggtggtgaatcgtctgaagatgaagactcttctggttatagcaggagtgctgatgaagaatcatccaattctggtgatgatcatatgggtgagacatcaaatgcagcaatcgatgcagatattgatgaacttttggaggaagctgcagcagaaactcaaagaagatctattctggtggatcaagctgcttatacttcatcttctctccattcagcctttatggctaatgtcgaaggttcatcaagtcaggtatgtgtcgatgaacccactgctgttaattgtgatgaatgtgctaggttgcatgctagatgtgctgaaatggagaaaagtatgtctgagttgcaaggcaaacatgatgctttacaagctagtttgtttgacttgcaagacaaacatactactgtgaatgagaatttgagtgacttgcaaagtaagcatgacgctttgcaagaaaaatatgatgtgacctttctccacaatcagaaattgactgtggatctctcaaaatgcacagaagccaacatgtttcatgaaaaccatgaaaaagaatttaagtcaatgattgaaacattaaagaaagataaaactgaattgacaaaaatggtttcaagaaaacagacggacattaatttgtatatctctcgtcttgaaacaatgcaaaaagagatggcttgtgtgaaaaccgaaagtgatgcgatccaactcaagctagacagttatttgagctctagctatgtgttagatcacatcattgatgttcagaaggaaaagagagatgtcatatgcataggctacaagaagtgtccaccaccagtgagacataattatgacgccatgcctgatgaagaggacagggtattctttgaaccttctgtgcctctagatgttaaggagtttgctgcaggactcggataccaaaaggaagtatcctcagattcagatgtgtcagcagatacatttgtgagtgctgaacagaatcaagatcctccagttgtgattgaggatgctgattcgtctgatgatgaatctgatgatactgtcccagcaaagtctgatgcggtagtcaaaaatgaggacatacctcttgagaatcacattctatgtgatcctcctgtacaacccgctaagactattgcaactgagtcctcatctgcagaagagccggagagtgtgaatttgctgtacactctagttggtgatgataaaatttactcagacaaagattttcccattaagaatgttaatcaatccttaatctgcaaagtctttgagaattcgacgagtaagttcttgggaaaggcaggacctaaagttacagttacacagtgtcctcctattccaaaggctgaaattcgaaaacaatttggtaacaagaaattaccaacagtgccaacacagcaaaatcacaccaaacccaaaggtaaaacaccggctcaagctaacaagaagccgaaccaaaagaagaagaaaaaggttaactttgtgaaatcgacgggaacggacaaaattgaaaagtttgaaaatcaatctaacttagattttgtcaagaaagctattgtcgagaaaagaaatgaaccaagcagttcaaaacctagtacctcgggttcacaaagttcaacatcatcggctagacgatcacatgattcttcggggtttgtagaacgaagatcatgttttgaatgtggaaccattggacatattattcgtaattgtccatatcttcataaacaaaaaggaaaggttgatgatccccgtggcaaaactgaccataagccaactgtttccacaaaacaagatccccgacttgtaaaagaaagggaaaagaaacagaaaaggcaacaggtcaagaaaattgaaaaagcaattaaaactgatgtggttcaaaaacaatctgttgctgtaaaaccagaaacttctacaatttcaaacaatcaagaagttaaaattttaaagaaagatactggtaaaacaaaacagacatggaaacctaaatcggttactgaatcagggggaccatcacaattcaccaaccatcaaagacaagaagttattgtcattgatgaaaatggaagacccaagaccacaatggcttgggtccccatctccaactaattcatttgagttcatgtgcagggtgcttcaggaggaactatcagtagtcactggattgttgatagtggggcatccaggcacatgacaggcgacataaagcttctctacgacgttaaatctattagaggaggttatgttgcttttgctggagataagggtggatatataacgggtgaaggaatgatatctaacgggattgtcagctttgacaagatcaattttgtgcaacaacttgatcacaatcttcttagtgtttctcaaatttgtgacaagaaattttcagtacactttgatgctaatggatgttatgtgctgaaacccggcttcaaaattccaaaagaatggattctcttgtcggctccaaggataaatgatttgtacgtccttgacatgagccaggctattactacgtctgcacaagcaacttgtttcgtttccaaagccacagaaaaagacactatctcttggcacagacgaatgggtcacattcacttacgcaaaatgaatcatttggtttcaaatgaattggtgaatggtgttcccctcaaaaatttccatcttcaagacgtatgtgtttcgtgccagaaaggaaaacaaacaaagaagaagcaccctacaaagaagatcaacacagtggcagttcctcttgaacgtttgcacatggatttgttcggtcctgtcaagcacaagagtattcggggtgatcaatactgcctcgtggttactgatgattattcacgattttcttgggttgcgttcatggcacacaagagtgaaacctttggtattatcaaaaacttaatcattcagattgagaatttgtataagttgaaggttaggcggatacgtagcgacaatggtactgaatttaaaaatcattccatgacggagttctgcacttcaaagggtattcttcatgagtttagtgcagcttatactcctcaacagaatggtgtcgctgaacgtaagaaccgcacattgatcgagactgctaggacaatgttggtagagtcacagttgcccattccattctggactgaagctgtggcctctgcatgttacacattgaacagagtccttacagtcaaaagacacaacaagacctgctttgagcttcttcaaaaacggaaaccagatttgtcttatctagaaccgtttggagctccatgcacaatcatcgatcctaatggaaagtttggggcaagagcaattgatggatactttcttgggtatgccacccctaactcacgagtctggaatctagagactaaaagggtcgaggaatggtctgaggtcagagtacaaagacataccttgccagtcaaaaatccgggtcaaccttggatgtttgagtatgatgactttttcaattcgatcaatgttgaagccgttgaagaaaatgctgcggctaggatgtttttcgagagtgacaatgcaacagtttcaccggtggttcgtccaattcttgttaatcaagaaccatcttcttcggtgaacaataatactctcaacaatgaggattttcatgatgcaaacgaattgaacgaatcttcagaggatggtgaatttctagatgcagatcaggaagctcctacaacagcagttcatggtacttcagagggtactcctccagtagatgcccatagaacagctgaggctactgcatcatcctcttcgtcaattccgggtcttgaattggttgttgatcttaacctcaacaatctgggtataaatgttccagttccagataatccagaaacaaggattcataatacccatcctcaacaaaacatcattggaaatgtgcaaagtggcgttcaaacaagaaacatgttgcgaaacaacaacaatgcaggcttgtatgcagctattcgagaatccgggcaacaaaacaactggtccttcgcgtgttatgtctcacaggaagaaccaagaacgtggaaagaagccttgaaagataatgcttgggttgaagcaatgcaggaagaactgcaacaattccagaagctgggtgtctggaaactagtagagaaacctgctggatacaagaagattggtacccgttgggttttcaaatgcaaaaaggatgaccgcggagttgttatccgaaacaaagctcgtttagtcgttcaaggttttcgtcagattgaagggatcgactacaacgaagtctatgcaccagtggcacgtctcgaagcaattcgaatctttctagcctatgcgtccttcaaaggattcaaggtctatcagatggacgtgaaaagtgcattcttacatggtgtggttgaagaagaggtgtacgtcgaacagcctccaggttttgaagatcctatccatcccgatcgggtttggttgctaaacaaagctctttatggtcttcatcaagcaccgcgagcttggtatgcaaccttatctcactttctgctggagaacggttttcgtagaggtcttatcgactgtactcttttcatcaaagaacaagatggagatcttcttctggtacaggtatacgttgatgatattatttttggttctactaatgatgtcttgtgtagggaattcgagcgcattatgcaggataaattcgagatgagtgctatgggggaaatgactttcttcttgggcctacaagttcaacaaacagagtctgggatattcatccatcagactaaatatgttggtgacatcttgagccggttccagatgtctgatgcaacgcccattggtaccccattgccaactaatcacggaattactccagacttgaagggagaagctgttagcccttcaaaCTACCGCGCTATGattggatctcttatgtacctcacagcatcaaggccagacataatgtacccaacatgcctgcttgccagatatcaagttaacccgaaggcctcacatcttgctgctgttaaaaggatttttcgttatttgaaggcgtaccctgacaccggtctgtggtatcctagggataataactttgaattggtagctttcagtgattctgattttggcggatgcaaaatcgacggtaaatccacaacggctggatgtcagttcttaggaaatcgcctagtcacatggcagtgcaagaagcagacgtgtgtagctacatcaacatgcgaagctgaatacattgctgcctcaagttgttgctcccaagttctttggattcaacaacaaatgcgggactacggttttgaattcctaactactcctatttacgttgataattctgctgctttagatatcactaaaaatcctgtgcagcattcaaagaccaaacacatcgaaatcaaatatcacttcatacgtgattgctttgagaaaaggctaatcgatgttgttaaggtccacaccgatgaccaacgtgccgacttatttacaaaagcttttgacaaatctagatttgatttcttattattggtaaacggcattaaggtcaagcaagagtaaaaccaacatcggaaaatcatttttgtaaatacctttgtgttttaaatttgtcttagtttattgattttagggggagtaaatccaaaaatctgaaaatccaaaaacatcgaaaaatttcaaaaacacaaaaacaatagaaaaacaaaaatgagtttcctggcgagcaaaagagaaaatgatagtacatcagtggtctatccataCCTCTTTAAAcattaaatgaaaaacgataagcagctctatataagatgtatcggtaggctcacaatcattttaaagtgtgcagggtgatataaatcttaatcgactgaagaccaggtgggaaccattcattggcatatggtcttagtaccgaaatttcgtttgatagattgccgaggttctgagatattcggtctttatgctgcttatcatctgggtatcatggttgtatcttttaccgaaaaataacggggacgcaagtctagatcttccatgatactatacatacgtgtacataatacatactgcattcgacctcaataagtgataaactatcacatgtccatatcaaataagtgataaaatatcacatttatccgggtgtcaagttcgtctctctgctgtacggaagtactgacctgttcacggacttgcacctgtgccctcatgcatacgaaaatcaagttcctcatcaataagtgattatatcacataggacttgttttcaaatcaaaataagtgagtatctcacaatttatacggtcaaacagatgataatcggtatactcaccggtaagatgaactctcgtgcataccttgatacgggaatgtgtcgtgatgtggatgaacaccggtcggtaagtataaatcataccttaacgtatcctctaaacatgattacatctgataagttgagcttaagtggacaacaataccgataattgttataggatgcttatcttaatgttaactaactgaacaacaagagtgttttggcatgaccgtacactgatatgattctcttaccctcgaaactcgcaaaaagaatgtttgtatatatttatttactgcttaacttttattgtttttcttttaaacagtttcgtcgtttggtgcatatcagcacgacattagcggtgatgtcgtttgataacactcaaaggattttaaattgttgtcttttaatttcaaaaataccaaaaagattttaggtgtgttttaatataaacttttcaaaagccaaaaagattttatttctgctttattttcgatcgtacgatgttggagctcaaatcttcgttacctgaaacctgactgaaaaccgaactgactaaatcttcataaacggtcaaaaatttgcatgttttgaaagttagaatttaaaattgataaatttattaaactttcaaactgtcggacggtgtttgattatgacatggtcattcctgtgtcatttgtttatgctaactatattccaagcagttgttctcattacgcgtttagatttcttgcatgtgcagattctaaaggctaggagaacatggtcgatgacaagctctggaatCAAGACatgacgtgaaggcactcaactgatgaagatgatcgagttgccgctggccatcatcaacaccacaaggatctcacttcataaagataaagtcttttcacgagcataactcaagggggagcttatgttaagggggagtttgtcaacacacttcctacatgatacgggtagtttgttgatacactctctgctttcaagacgtgaagactttgaagatcctccgactttgaagacttgaaaggacatcagagtttttgagaactcgaagacccaagaccgtcgaagttcgagacgagtctacatctatagaagataaagacaaagctacagccaagggggagtttgttggtgcacttgtgtctgtactttgtctgtattcggtctgtatgtaaacgatgtccttgtcagtcctgtaagttgacaaagtcaaccgtcctcctggtttgacttagtcaacagttgaaagatgtactgtgtcgaaggataagaggtcgaaggataatgtggatccttcgacctcatcgaaagatatggttcgaatcATAGACCTTGAAAGGtaatctttcgaggtccttgatgatctttcgaatacttggtcttcgatagatgatccttcggaccatctatcagatccttcgatcagGCATGctaggctgggtatatatatacccatgcagtgttgagtTTAAGATGGATGCACACAGAAAAGTCACACAGAGAGACACACAGCAGAGAGCATCCTGTCCGAAACactcacacactttgagagtttatagaacatttctgtaaacattgagcttgtaaccgaaccctcattgcattaatacaagttgtgttaatcggtgaacttgtgtgtttgtttctctacttgctactaactcggtttgcttgctagctgggattccgcactcgctagtaggtttgtataacaaggtttaggttcgttatcCTCCGTGAAAAAGGGACCTACAGAAACAACTGGAACAGCCTTCTGTTAACATCTATCAACACCATGACTCTTTCAGCAGCAACCATGGCTGGCATTGCATCTGCCATAACTAGTGTACCTGGTGCACCCTTGGAAACCCTTAAGCTTTCATCAAGTTTCTTGTATTTGGCAGCCACAGGCATGTTGATGATCATGAACAGGATCCAACCATCTCAACTggttgaagaacaaagaaatgcagCAAGGTTGTTCAAGCAACTTGAAAGCGAAATCAAGACAAAGATTGCAATAAGCAAACCTTCTCTTAGTGATGTTAATGATGCAATGGAGAAAGTATTGGCTTTAGATAGAGCCTATCCTCTTCCTCTACATGGTGTCAAGTTTCCAGCCAAAGTGGAACCAACGGTTTGGTGGCCCGAAAAACCAACAACTTCCAAACGTCGTAACGACAAAAATGGTTGGAGTGTGGAACTTGAAGAAGAGATGACAAAGATCATTAAGGTTTTGGAGGTTAAAGATAAAGATGAATATATAAGGTTAGGTGAAAAGGCCTTGAAACTAAACAAAGGTTTAGCCATAGCTGGCCCTCTACTAACCGGCTTAGGAGCCATTGGTTCGGCCTTTCTTGCATCTGCTCCTCAAAGTTCTTGGGCCATGGTGCTTGGGGTCATGGGGGGTGCAATGGCAAGTGTTGTAAATACTATACAACATGGTGGGCAAGTTGGGATGGTGTTTGAGATGTATAGAGGCAATGCTGGTTTCTTTAAGATGATGCAAGAATCTATAGAATCAAACTTGAAGGAAAGAGATGTTGGGAAGAGAGAGAATGGTGAAGTGTTTGAGATGAAGGTGGCATTGCAGCTTGGAAGAAGCTTATCTGAACTAAGAGATTTTGCAGCTTCATCTTCAAGAAAAGGGAAAGATGTTGAAGAGTTTGGAAGCAAGCTTTTCTAGTCTTTTTCAAATTATATTATAGtttatgttggtgcacttgtgtctgtactttgtctgtgttcggtcacgatgtaaaacgatgttcctgttagtcttgtaagtttgaccaagtcaaccatcctccggtttgacttggccaaacagttgtTAAATGGTTGTAATGTGTCCTGTGTCGAAGGTTGggccatcgaaggattgtttctatccttcgatgagctcgaaagatatacCACGTAGAATAcagatggacttcgaaggatatgccatccttcgaagtatatgtggatccttcgatggctttgtaatcgacagatgatctttcgGTCATTCTgcatgatccttcgaccagacctgctgtgctgggtatatatatacccatgcagtgtgttcaagATAGTAAGATGCACACAGAGAGATAGAAAGAtattgagagcattctgtccaggaacacacacacacactagagggtttgcaaaaccgatttgtaaacattgtgcttgtaaccggaacctttcattcgcattaatacaagtggtgttaatcggtgaatctttgtgtgtttgtgtttgtgcttgtttaacCCCGGTTTgcatactagcttggattccgcacttgctagtgtgttagtatagcaaggttaaggttgaacctcatcctccgagagggacctacaagtggtatcagagctaaggctctttaccttgtttaaaaccgggtttgttcaagtcttggtgtgtttggacacgtggtttagtacccgtttttggtggttttcttgcatttttaaacataaaaacgtgttctagaCCT encodes the following:
- the LOC118487381 gene encoding probable F-box protein At4g22030, with translation MCTKTSTSSPSSSSHRLITRASIHLPKISTANLDIFTPNIASNISMVQEMHKFSRITPNTSNPNVHPDHEVIMEKLYMILEAVSDRVEMHKNIGTYRNNWNSLLLTSINTMTLSAATMAGIASAITSVPGAPLETLKLSSSFLYLAATGMLMIMNRIQPSQLVEEQRNAARLFKQLESEIKTKIAISKPSLSDVNDAMEKVLALDRAYPLPLHGVKFPAKVEPTVWWPEKPTTSKRRNDKNGWSVELEEEMTKIIKVLEVKDKDEYIRLGEKALKLNKGLAIAGPLLTGLGAIGSAFLASAPQSSWAMVLGVMGGAMASVVNTIQHGGQVGMVFEMYRGNAGFFKMMQESIESNLKERDVGKRENGEVFEMKVALQLGRSLSELRDFAASSSRKGKDVEEFGSKLF